Proteins encoded by one window of Betaproteobacteria bacterium:
- a CDS encoding CinA family nicotinamide mononucleotide deamidase-related protein, giving the protein MTQSMGSRAESIHRAARGAYDPHIRVRGHGMRIEVICTGDEVLTGKIVNTNFTYITQKLEDVGLSVVWETTIGDDRNELLLAFQLAASRADAVIVNGGLGPTVDDLSQEIAARAAGVELCLSEEWMERMEAFFRRRSRVMPPNNRKQAMLPAGSEVLDNPVGTACGFAVDIGRARFFFTPGVPRELRRMLEEQIVPRLLAKSGLQSAIFLKRFHSYGIGESHADALLAGIEEIDPDRSVKLGFRAHYPQLETKLTVRGKDKEDVRRRLEPVEREVRRRFGNFILAEDDQTLERVVLDALVARGASLSIVEMFTSGQIAMRLVPLAGAEAVVRRGVVSLALPQIAGSIGLPQEAFAGGITRQSAEAAAEAARAQTGSSHALAVLTDLDEGTDRIDFGASICLAIAAEAGTVSRRSRIVGGRDWVRLGAVELGLDCLRRYLQGLPIDERIDFEKVEAPAGR; this is encoded by the coding sequence TTGACGCAGTCAATGGGCAGCCGCGCCGAGTCGATTCACCGCGCTGCACGCGGGGCGTATGATCCGCACATACGAGTGCGAGGACACGGCATGCGAATCGAAGTGATCTGCACCGGCGACGAGGTGCTCACCGGCAAGATCGTCAATACCAATTTCACCTACATCACGCAGAAGCTGGAGGACGTCGGCCTGTCGGTCGTGTGGGAGACCACGATCGGCGACGACCGCAACGAGCTGCTGCTCGCGTTCCAGCTCGCGGCAAGCCGCGCCGACGCGGTGATCGTGAACGGCGGCCTGGGCCCGACGGTGGACGACCTGTCGCAGGAGATCGCGGCCCGCGCAGCCGGCGTGGAGCTGTGCCTGAGCGAGGAATGGATGGAGCGCATGGAAGCGTTCTTCCGCCGCCGCTCGCGTGTGATGCCCCCCAACAACCGCAAGCAGGCGATGCTGCCCGCGGGGTCGGAGGTTCTGGACAATCCCGTCGGCACGGCGTGCGGCTTTGCCGTCGACATCGGCCGTGCGCGTTTCTTCTTCACGCCCGGCGTGCCGCGCGAGCTGCGGCGCATGCTGGAGGAGCAGATCGTCCCGCGGCTGCTCGCCAAGTCGGGCCTGCAGTCGGCGATTTTCCTCAAGCGTTTTCATTCCTATGGCATCGGCGAATCGCATGCCGATGCGTTGCTTGCAGGCATCGAGGAGATCGATCCGGATCGCAGCGTGAAGCTCGGCTTCCGTGCCCACTATCCGCAGCTGGAAACGAAGCTGACCGTGCGCGGCAAGGACAAGGAGGACGTGCGCCGCAGGCTCGAGCCGGTCGAGCGCGAAGTGCGCCGGCGCTTCGGCAACTTCATCCTGGCCGAGGACGATCAGACCCTGGAGCGCGTGGTGCTGGACGCCCTGGTTGCTCGCGGCGCGAGCCTGTCGATCGTGGAGATGTTCACCAGCGGGCAGATCGCGATGCGCCTGGTGCCGCTTGCCGGCGCCGAGGCCGTCGTGCGGCGCGGGGTCGTTTCACTGGCCCTGCCGCAGATCGCCGGGAGCATCGGACTGCCGCAGGAGGCGTTCGCCGGCGGTATCACCCGGCAGAGCGCGGAAGCGGCGGCCGAGGCGGCTCGTGCCCAAACCGGTTCGAGCCACGCGCTGGCGGTGCTGACCGATCTCGACGAAGGCACCGATCGCATCGACTTCGGCGCTTCGATCTGTCTTGCGATCGCAGCGGAGGCAGGCACGGTTTCCCGGCGCAGCCGTATCGTCGGCGGCCGCGACTGGGTTCGTCTTGGCGCAGTCGAGCTCGGGCTCGACTGCCTGCGCCGCTACCTGCAGGGCTTGCCCATCGACGAGCGCATCGATTTCGAGAAAGTCGAAGCGCCCGCCGGACGCTGA